CCGGCCTCCAGCTGCCGCGCGATCTCCGCGACCATGGCGGCCGACGGCCCCGCAGGATCGAGCTCGGGGGTCGGCCCGTAGCGTTCAGGGCGGTTGCGCCCGCTCTCGCCGATCCGGGTGCGCACATAGCTCGGGCAGAGCACGCTGACCCCGATGCCGAGCGGCGCGAGCTGCCAGGCAAGTCCCTCCGACATGCTGACGACGGCGAACTTGCTCGCCGAATAGGGACTGAAGCCGAGGCCGGCATTCATCCCGCCCATCGAGGCGGTGTTGACGATGTGGCCGCCCTCGCCGTGCCGGCGGATATGCGGCAGGAAGCTCTTGATGCCGTGCACAACGCCCATCAGGTTGACGTCGATCACCCAGCGCCAGCTCTCGATCGAGATCTGATCGATGCCGCCGCCGGCCGCGACGCCGGCATTGTTGCAGAGAATATGGACATTGCCGAAGGCATGGAATGCAGCGTCCGCAGCGGCATCCATGCTGGCGGGATCGGCGACGTCGCAGACGACGCCGCGGGCCTCCGTTCCGGAGCCGCGCAACGCCTCGACGGCCCGCTCCAGCGGCGCCGATTCGATGTCGGCGAGCATCACCTTCATGCCCTCGCCGGCAAAGGCGGTCACCATCGCCAATCCGATGCCGCTGGCCGCGCCGGTGACAAAGGCAGTCTTTCCGGCGAGTTCCCGCATCACAGCCTCCCTTTTTGCGACACCCCAGCATCTAGTCTTCTATCTACCCTTGCATCGCGGCGCGCTGCCCGATAGCGAAATGCATCATGCCCGCCTCATCTCCCCCCATCATCGTCTTCGATCTCGACGGCACGCTGGTCGAGACCGCACCCGACCTGATCGGTGCACTCAATTATGTGCTCGACCGTGAGGGCCTGCCGCCGGTGCCGCTCGCTTCCGCGCGCAACATGATCGGCGCCGGCGCGCGCAAGCTGATCGAACGCGGGCTGGAGGTGGAGGGACGCGCGGTCAGCGTGGCTGAGCTCAACCGCCTGACAAAGGACTTCGTCGACTATTACGCCGAGCATATCGCCGACGGCTCGCGGCCGTTCGACGGGCTCGAAGCCGCGCTCGACAGGCTCGAAGCGCAGGGCCACCGCTTCGCGGTTTGCACCAACAAGCTCGAATGGCTGTCGAAGCTCCTGCTCGACCGGCTCGGCCTGAGCCCGCGATTCGCCGCGATCTGTGGCGCCGACACGTTCGGTGTCGCAAAACCGGATCCCGCGTTCCTGCGCGAGACCGTCGCCCGCGCCGGCGGCCGGCTCCCGGGCGCGATCATGGTCGGCGACGCCGGGACAGATGTCGGGGTGGCGCGGCGGGCCCAGGTTCCGGTCATCGGAGTCGAGTTTGGCTACACGGATGTCCCCATGGCGGAGCTCAAGCCGGACCGGCTGATCGGCCATATGCGCGACCTTCCGGACGCCGTCGCCAGCCTGTTGACAGCATAAGATTTCCACAAGCAATTGATATTGCTTGGAAATGCTTAGGCATGCGTATTTTTTGTTAACCATCCCTTAATGAACAGGGCCCGCGCTGTTGCGCCCCTGTTCCGACGCCCGTATGGTCCGGGCCGGGGATTGTGGCTGATAGCCGCAGTAGAGTGTGGATCATCATGCGTCGTGTCATCGCGATTGCGGTCGCCGGGTTGAGCCTGGCTGGCTGCTCCTCCTTTTCATTGGATTCGTTCAAGTCGGCACCGCCGCCGATGCAGGTCCAGCTGGATTCTGTGCCACAGGGCGCGGATGCCGTGACCTCGCTCGGACCGGGCTGCAAGACGCCGTGCTCGGTGTCGGTTCCGGCGCCGGAAGCGAATTTCTCCGTCACGTTCAACCTGCCGAAGTACCAGCCGGAGACGGTGCCGGTGACAGTGACCCGCACGCCCGGTGACTTCACCACGCCGGCCACGACCACCCTCGATCCGAGCCCGGTGTTCGCGGAGCTGAAGCCGGCCGGCCCGCCGCCGCGCGCCGCACGCAAGATGCATCCGAAGCGGAAGAAGCCGAAGCCGGCCGCAGCAGCGCCGGCCGCCGCCGGCAACTCGCCATTCCCCGAGCCGAACGCGGCTCCGCCACCCGCATCCGCCGCGCCTCCGCCAGCGGCTGCGCCGACACAATGAGGCAGGACTGCACTGCACAAAAGCCCGGCTCTGACAACAGAGCCGGGCTTTTTGCGTTGGCGGTGCTGCGATCGAGATCCGGCATCGAACGATGTCCCTCACCTATCGTGCGCGAGCTATTTTTGCATGTTGCGGATCATCCCTAGGGACGCATTGTGACGGCGCGCCAACATGCATAGATTGCGAGAGACGGGACCCGCCGGGGCTCTCGTGCGGGGAACAAGGTGCAGGGCCTGAATTGAATGAACGGATCCACGCAGCCGCTTTCTGACACGCTGACCCGTCCGATGACCGATCCGTTCGGCCGGACGATCCGCTACTTGCGCGTTTCCGTCACCGACCGCTGCGACCTGCGCTGCTTCTACTGCATGTCCGAGGACATGACCTTCCTGCCGAAGGCCGATCTCTTGACGCTGGAAGAGCTCGATCGGCTGTGCTCGGCCTTTGTCGCCAAGGGCGTGCGCAAGATCCGCCTCACCGGCGGCGAGCCGCTGGTTCGCCGCAACGTGATGAGCCTGGTGCGCTCGCTGTCGCGCCACCTGTCAACCGGCGCGCTCGACGAGCTGACGCTGACCACCAACGGCTCGCAGCTCGCGCGCTTCGCCAGGGAACTCGCCGATTGCGGCGTCCGTCGCGTCAACGTCTCGCTCGACACGCTGGATGCGGCGAAGTTCCGCGCCATTACCCGCTGGGGCGACATCGACAAGGTGCTCGCCGGCATCGAGGCCGCACGATCAGCAGGGCTCGCGGTCAAGATCAACGCGGTCGCGCTGAAGAATGTGAACGAGGACGAGATCCCCGCCCTGATGGAATGGGCGCACAGCAAGGGGATGGGCCTGACCCTGATCGAGGTGATGCCGATGGGCGACATCGGCGCAGGCCGCATCGATCAGTATGTGCCGCTGTCGCTGCTGCGCGCCAGGCTCGAGACGCACTACACGCTGACCGATCTCGACGACAACACCGGCGGCCCGGCGCGCTACGTCCGCGTCGCCGAGACCGGCGGCAAGCTCGGCTTCATCACGCCGATGACCCATAATTTCTGCGAATCCTGCAACCGGGTGCGGATCACCTGCACCGGCACGCTGCACACCTGCCTCGGCCACGAGGATGCCTCCGACCTGCGCCGGCCGCTGCGCGCCTCGCCCGACAACGACCTGCTCTCGGCTGCGATCGACCGCGCCATCGGACTAAAGCCGAAAGGGCACGATTTCATCATCGACCGCCGCCACAACCGCCCGAGCGTCAGCCGCCATATGAGCGTGACCGGCGGGTAGGGTTACCGGCGCCCGGCCGCAGATCCGGCCGAAATCCCTTTCAATATCAACAAACTTCCGATTGACGGCGGCACTTCCCGCTGGTTTGGTGCGCCGGCTTCAGGCTAGCTCGGCTGGATAGGCCACTGCGCCTCCCGGGCGCGGTCAAGACTGCTGGGGCCCACTTGGGGAGGACTGACGTTGCAATCGCTCTTGAAATTGAGCAGTGGAATCGACGCGTTCACGCGCTTGATCGGCAAACGCCTATCATGGCTGATTCTCGTCGCGGTCATCATCTCGGCAATCAATGCGATCGTCCGCAAGACCCTGGACATGTCCTC
The DNA window shown above is from Bradyrhizobium sp. ISRA464 and carries:
- a CDS encoding SDR family NAD(P)-dependent oxidoreductase — translated: MRELAGKTAFVTGAASGIGLAMVTAFAGEGMKVMLADIESAPLERAVEALRGSGTEARGVVCDVADPASMDAAADAAFHAFGNVHILCNNAGVAAGGGIDQISIESWRWVIDVNLMGVVHGIKSFLPHIRRHGEGGHIVNTASMGGMNAGLGFSPYSASKFAVVSMSEGLAWQLAPLGIGVSVLCPSYVRTRIGESGRNRPERYGPTPELDPAGPSAAMVAEIARQLEAGLDPAVVAARVLSAIREEQLYIFTHPGMRAEVEDRFAAILAAIDAFSD
- a CDS encoding HAD-IA family hydrolase; translation: MPASSPPIIVFDLDGTLVETAPDLIGALNYVLDREGLPPVPLASARNMIGAGARKLIERGLEVEGRAVSVAELNRLTKDFVDYYAEHIADGSRPFDGLEAALDRLEAQGHRFAVCTNKLEWLSKLLLDRLGLSPRFAAICGADTFGVAKPDPAFLRETVARAGGRLPGAIMVGDAGTDVGVARRAQVPVIGVEFGYTDVPMAELKPDRLIGHMRDLPDAVASLLTA
- the moaA gene encoding GTP 3',8-cyclase MoaA, whose product is MNGSTQPLSDTLTRPMTDPFGRTIRYLRVSVTDRCDLRCFYCMSEDMTFLPKADLLTLEELDRLCSAFVAKGVRKIRLTGGEPLVRRNVMSLVRSLSRHLSTGALDELTLTTNGSQLARFARELADCGVRRVNVSLDTLDAAKFRAITRWGDIDKVLAGIEAARSAGLAVKINAVALKNVNEDEIPALMEWAHSKGMGLTLIEVMPMGDIGAGRIDQYVPLSLLRARLETHYTLTDLDDNTGGPARYVRVAETGGKLGFITPMTHNFCESCNRVRITCTGTLHTCLGHEDASDLRRPLRASPDNDLLSAAIDRAIGLKPKGHDFIIDRRHNRPSVSRHMSVTGG